A stretch of Coccidioides posadasii str. Silveira chromosome 2, complete sequence DNA encodes these proteins:
- a CDS encoding uncharacterized protein (EggNog:ENOG410PFN8~COG:O~MEROPS:MER0003110~BUSCO:2230at33183) has product MAPSHLKSPPQAPPLFTGTPSSIVDDTKRLIEQSRKVQDAVAKNVSHEAADFAKVLLPLAHDENSMALESHILGFYQAVSTDSKLRDASTEAEKLMDDFAIESAMREDLFKLVDAVLKKGEKLEPESQRLLEKEHKDYIRNGLGLPAGPKRDRFKEIKKRLSQIAIEFQKNLNEEKGGVWLTREELHGVPEDVVSGLKKGEGENEGKLFLTFKYPDLFPLTKYATNADVRKRVMIANENKCNQNVPLFKEAIILRDEAARLLGYPNHATFRIEDKMAKTPETVDKFLGDLRARLKDGGQKEIEKLKELKAKDLKSRTPSQEADGHYFLWDHRFYDRMMLEKDYQLDHQLIAEFFPLQTTIRGMLKIFEDLFGLVFVEIEGEERSKLSETGKGDDIVWHEDVQVFSVWDDEGEGSGFVGYLYLDLFPREGKYGHAANFNLQPGFIDKDGKRRYPATALVCNFSKSTPKKPSLLKHDEVVTLFHELGHGIHDLVSKTTYSRFHGTNTVRDFVEAPSQMLENWCWTPSQLKSLSKHFSYLSPEYLEAWKEQAGDKPRPSEQIPDELIENLIKTKHVNDALFNLRQLHFGIFDMAVHEPVDHDAIQKLDVSEKYNSLRKEITNFEGPEVLGLGYNWGHGQATFGHLIGGYDAGYYGYLSSQVYSTDMFYSVFKDEPMNKKEGRRYRYTVLEKGGSQDEMETLKEFLGREPKPDAFYKELGLA; this is encoded by the exons ATGGCCCCTTCACACCTCAAAAGCCCGCCCCAGGCACCACCACTCTTTACGGGAACGCCCTCGTCCATCGTAGACGACACCAAACGCCTCATCGAGCAATCCCGCAAAGTGCAAGATGCCGTAGCGAAGAATGTCTCTCACGAGGCGGCCGACTTCGCCAAGGTACTGCTGCCGCTGGCACACGACGAGAATTCCATGGCGCTGGAGTCTCATATCCTGGGCTTCTACCAGGCGGTGTCGACGGACTCGAAGTTGCGCGATGCGTCCACCGAGGCGGAGAAGTTGATGGATGACTTTGCCATCGAGTCGGCTATGCGTGAGGATCTATTCAAACTGGTGGATGCGGTGCTGAAGAAGGGGGAGAAGCTGGAGCCGGAGTCGCAGAGGTTATTGGAGAAGGAGCATAAGGATTATATTCGGAATGGGCTGGGGTTGCCTGCGGGCCCGAAGAGGGATCGGTTcaaagagatcaagaagagGTTGAGTCAGATCGCTATCGAGTTTCAGAAGAATCTGAACGAGGAGAAAGGTGGCGTGTGGCTGACGAGGGAGGAGTTGCACGGCGTTCCTGAGGATGTGGTTTCTGGTTTGAAGAAAGGGGAGGGGGAGAATGAAGGGAAATTGTTTTTGACGTTCAAGTATCCGGATTTATTCCCGTTGACAAAGTATGCTACGAATGCGGATGTGAGGAAGCGGGTTATGATTGCGAACGAGAACAAGTGCAATCAGAATGTGCCTCTCTTTAAAGAAGCGATTATCCTTCGAGATGAAGCTGCACGATTGCTCGGCTACCCGAATCATGCAACCTTCCGTATTGAAGATAAGATGGCAAAGACACCAGAAACAGTCGATAAGTTCTTGGGAGATCTTCGCGCTAGATTGAAGGACGGTGGCCAGAAGGAGATTGAGAAGCTTAAGGAACTCAAGGCCAAGGACCTCAAGTCACGAACCCCAAGCCAAGAGGCTGATGGCCATTACTTCTTATGGGACCACCGCTTCTACGATCGCATGATGCTGGAAAAGGACTATCAGCTCGATCACCAATTGATCGCGGAGTTCTTCCCGCTGCAGACCACTATCCGTGGCATgttgaagatctttgaagatcTCTTTGGCCTTGTCTTTGTCGAAATTGAAGGAGAAGAGCGAAGTAAGCTTTCTGAAACCGGTAAGGGAGACGATATCGTCTGGCATGAggatgtccaggttttcaGTGTGTGGGATGACGAAGGCGAGGGCAGTGGTTTCGTTGGGTACCTCTACCTCGATCTGTTCCCAAGAGAGGGCAAATATGGCCACGCTGCGAACTTCAATCTACAGCCG GGTTTCATCGACAAGGACGGAAAACGTAGATATCCAGCAACTGCTTTGGTATGCAACTTCTCAAAGTCTACGCCTAAGAAACCTAGCTTGCTCAAGCACGACGAAGTGGTGACGCTCTTCCACGAGTTGGGCCACGGTATCCACGACCTCGTCTCAAAGACCACATATTCCCGCTTCCATGGAACCAACACTGTTCGTGACTTTGTTGAGGCTCCCAGCCAGATGCTTGAAAACTGGTGCTGGACACCGTCGCAGCTTAAATCGCTCAGCAAACATTTCTCGTATCTCTCGCCTGAGTATCTCGAGGCCTGGAAGGAGCAGGCTGGCGATAAACCTAGACCTTCGGAACAGATCCCTGACGAACTCATTGAAAACCTGATTAAGACCAAGCATGTAAATGATGCATTGTTCAATCTTAGACAGCTTCACTTTGGCATCTTCGACATGGCCGTGCATGAGCCTGTGGACCATGACGCGATCCAGAAGTTGGACGTTTCAGAGAAATACAACTCTCTTCGCAAGGAGATTACAAACTTTGAGGGCCCTGAAGTTCTTGGCCTTGGCTACAACTGGGGACACGGCCAAGCAACCTTCGGTCACCTTATTGGGGGCTATGACGCTGGGTATTATGGTTACCTTAG CTCCCAAGTATATTCGACAGACATGTTCTATAGCGTGTTCAAGGATGAACCCATGAACAAAAAGGAAGGCCGAAGGTATAGGTACACCGTGCTTGAGAAAGGCGGGAGCCAGGACGAGATGGAGACATTGAAGGAGTTCCTTGGTCGCGAACCTAAGCCAGATGCATTCTACAAAGAGCTTGGTTTAGCCTAA
- a CDS encoding uncharacterized protein (EggNog:ENOG410PSVD~BUSCO:16385at33183), whose translation MAEPARSKRKPIRTYHCTFCSHLLLGSTRDILSLPRRKEPSLDRALIVPLPTRTTSSSADSDSDPEQMEEKEGEEAKEEQGQEQEVAQNPSTSQGPRDDAPKRWKESKEKRARRTKSSEDEDYTILLSTTAPDRKPLMVRRADGFEKRWLIRCGRCRVIVAYLLDDIHFSAGKKQGAHEEKEDEGRGQREMPKVVYLLPGAVVETADMGQREIVAEREEWAEWAELASGKET comes from the coding sequence ATGGCAGAACCAGCCCGCAGCAAGCGGAAACCCATCCGAACTTACCACTGTACTTTCTGCAGTCATCTCCTTCTTGGGAGCACCCGTGATATACTCTCCTTACCGCGTCGAAAGGAGCCATCACTGGATCGGGCATTGATTGTCCCCCTGCCCACACGCACCACTTCGTCCTCTGCAGATTCAGACTCCGATCCCGAACAaatggaagagaaagaaggcgaagaagcaaaagaagaacaAGGACAGGAACAAGAAGTAGCGCAAAACCCAAGCACATCACAGGGTCCTCGCGACGATGCGCCCAAAAGATGGaaagaaagcaaagaaaaGCGTGCGCGGAGAACCAAGTCAAGCGAGGATGAAGATTACACGATCCTACTCTCCACTACTGCACCGGATCGCAAACCTCTCATGGTCCGTCGCGCCGATGGGTTTGAGAAACGCTGGTTGATTCGCTGTGGAAGGTGCAGAGTTATAGTGGCATACCTTTTGGACGATATACATTTCTCAGCGGGGAAGAAGCAGGGTGCACacgaggaaaaagaagacgaGGGGCGTGGACAGAGAGAGATGCCAAAGGTCGTTTATTTGCTTCCTGGTGCGGTGGTGGAGACAGCGGATATGGGGCAGAGGGAAATTGTGGCTGAGAGGGAAGAGTGGGCGGAATGGGCGGAGTTGGCGTCTGGGAAGGAGACGTAG
- the CDC4_2 gene encoding SCF ubiquitin ligase complex subunit cdc4 (EggNog:ENOG410PMCV~COG:T~BUSCO:14789at33183): MASTNYKEAFSLFDKRGTGRVALESLGDLLRACGQNPTLAEIRELEKGMGGDFDFDAFQKVLNRPGGFRDPGEPEEYCRGFQVFDKDMTGFIGVGQLRYILTNLGEKMSDEEVDELLKAVDTSSGEINYTELVRTILAN, translated from the exons ATG GCCTCTACAAACTACAAAGAAGCATTCTCCCTGTTTGATAAGCGCGGAACCGGCCGTGTTGCCCTCGAGTCGCTCGGAGATCTTTTGCGCGCATGTGGCCAGAACCCCACTCTTGCTGAGATTAGAGAACTGGAGAAGGGGATGGGTGGCGATT TTGATTTCGATGCCTTCCAGAAGGTCCTTAACCGGCCCGGTGGATTCCGGGACCCGGGCGAACCAGAGGAATATTGTCGCGGTTTCCAGGTCTTTGATAAAGATATGACTGGCTTTATCGGCGTTGGTCAGCTTCGATACA TCCTTACAAACCTCGGCGAGAAAATGTCCGACGAAGAAGTCGACGAGCTTCTGAAGGCTGTTGATACAAGCTCCGGAGAGATCAACTACACCG AACTCGTCCGAACCATCCTTGCCAACTAA
- a CDS encoding uncharacterized protein (EggNog:ENOG410PFUT~COG:K~BUSCO:1087at33183): MADISSATAAGMRRGWGQDSQPPTSSYGQAGESQPSSTMPESPKQRKRSRKRDSEKKFECKHEGCGKSYSRAEHLYRHQLNHNPKQIYRCKFPNCTRAFVRQDLCIRHQERHNTHGSQLQKRDSFAAHSAKGVAATPTVASDTIVSDQAVATPVSTDSVTSPKRSNLHFSQSPASTANTTFASTQTYSTPSSTTSAPLEPNYPAPSTSRRKHPDPSGVYAVPPAKQQPVAIYEQSHRHPHNSYGTTSTYQGVSFSAPDVASGVSTTSSSIRHRHLSLPGPTSHHNAYLSPSNTINGSSSPNGYLPQRSIQVSPMSPHDYSNTHLGGPTTTTIANAISNGLGTIGPVSGATISDLDSITQYALPVFGGETLNRSPFAMTDDFTAWLFNEPNSSSVGYSSVPGMLSNPSDPFVTQLQNHYFPADPAFAGYYTNVIQQQQQQQQQQPQQQHPMSVTSILDTGPPQSIISEDKRNEILDLIQNHFNETDQVALKKRKESLVEGNMDGENHVLGLRMMQIYVSSYWYHCHDQLPILHRPTFSPSKTPNLLLLAVMALGASTLEKEHGQAAIEAAADFSNFVAWHLRWEIFRDPDFRPPAKLWVFQTLLLLETYEKMFSTRALHERAHIHHDTTLTLMRRGSSLIGRSALDSPPSPRDDGPNRPGSGSGANSTAETTPGEESWVRWIKAEATRRVAFAAFVLDTIHATMFGHSAKMVAHELRLPLPCDEALWSATNAAEVARVQSSLTSNGVKPTLFLDALKKTLNGQNVRTNSFGRTIIMAGLLSVSWHMNQRDLQVTSLGVSHTLGGRDKWRSALIRAFDNWRRDFDEALVTSTPANNTLHRNSYAFDGDVFFESRTVLHHLAHMASHVDIVDCQIFAGASRLLGRSITPRDYSSAREKMTDRWATKAPARDATFYALKFIRQVLIPNRNSSPRCSYSAYVNSTEYSARNDFLLNRPWVLYFAALVVWCYGYALEGPITPPVPELATSEEQREDMHTFLDEVGGVQSPVELEKIRGRNRCMGLLMVLRETFLNTRWELLNEAAILLGSCIDKLKGSANGS, encoded by the exons ATGGCGGATATCAGCTCTGCAACCGCTGCAGGAATGCGACGCGGCTGGGGCCAGGACTCCCAGCCGCCGACATCATCGTATGGGCAAGCCGGTGAATCCCAGCCCTCGAGCACCATGCCGGAGTCCCCCAAGCAACGCAAGAGGAGCAGGAAACGCGATTCCGAAAAGAAATTTGAATGCAAGCACGAGGGATGCGGGAAGAGCTACTCAAGAGCAGAGCACTTGTATCGCCATCAGCTAAACC ATAATCCCAAGCAAATATACCGGTGCAAGTTCCCCAACTGCACTCGCGCATTCGTTCGCCAAGACTTGTGCATTCGACACCAGGAGCGTCATAACACCCATGGTTCGCAGCTCCAGAAACGCGATAGTTTCGCAGCTCACTCCGCAAAGGGCGTGGCGGCGACTCCCACGGTTGCTAGCGATACTATCGTCTCCGACCAGGCTGTCGCCACGCCGGTGTCCACAGACAGCGTGACCTCTCCGAAGAGGTCCAATCTCCATTTTTCGCAGTCCCCAGCAAGTACGGCGAATACCACCTTCGCCAGCACCCAAACCTATTCCACGCCGTCTTCTACAACTTCGGCGCCTCTAGAACCAAACTATCCAGCTCCCTCGACTTCCCGGAGAAAGCATCCGGATCCCAGTGGTGTGTACGCAGTTCCTCCGGCGAAACAACAACCCGTCGCAATCTATGAACAATCACATCGTCATCCACATAACTCCTACGGTACTACCTCCACCTACCAGGGTGTATCGTTCAGCGCCCCAGACGTAGCATCAGGGGTgtccaccacctcctccagCATCCGGCACCGTCATCTATCTCTCCCGGGACCTACCTCTCACCATAATGCCTACCTATCGCCCTCAAACACAATAAACGGGAGCTCTTCGCCGAATGGCTATCTTCCGCAGCGGAGTATTCAAGTTTCTCCCATGTCTCCTCATGATTATTCAAATACACATCTTGGAGGGCCCACAACTACCACCATAGCAAATGCCATATCCAACGGCTTGGGCACCATTGGCCCGGTTTCTGGCGCCACAATATCAGACCTGGACTCAATCACCCAGTATGCACTCCCAGTCTTTGGTGGTGAAACGTTGAACCGGTCTCCTTTTGCCATGACAGACGATTTTACGGCATGGTTGTTTAATGAGCCCAATTCGTCTTCAGTAGGTTATTCATCTGTTCCTGGAATGTTGTCAAATCCCTCCGATCCGTTCGTTACGCAGCTTCAAAACCATTATTTCCCAGCAGATCCGGCATTTGCCGGTTATTACACCAATGTCAttcagcagcaacagcagcagcagcagcagcagccacagCAGCAACACCCAATGAGTGTGACCAGCATACTTGACACGGGCCCGCCACAGTCGATCATTTCTGAGGACAAAAGAAACGAAATTCTGGATCTGATTCAAAACCACTTTAATGAAACCGATCAAGTAGCTTTGAAGAAGCGGAAGGAGTCTTTAGTGGAAGGAAATATGGATGGAGAGAATCATGTTCTCGGTCTTCGAATGATGCAGATTTACGTGAGCTCGTACTGGTACCACTGTCACGATCAACTGCCAATCCTTCACAGACCGACTTTCAGCCCTAGCAAGACGCCTAATTTACTTCTCCTAGCTGTCATGGCTCTCGGCGCATCCACattggagaaagaacatgGACAAGCAGCAATAGAAGCTGCAGCCGACTTTTCAAACTTTGTCGCTTGGCATCTGCGCTGGGAGATATTTAGGGACCCTGATTTCCGCCCGCCGGCTAAGCTATGGGTTTTCCAGACCCTCCTGCTCCTTGAAACATATGAGAAGATGTTCTCCACGCGAGCCTTGCATGAGCGTGCACATATCCACCACGATACAACGTTGACCTTGATGCGACGTGGAAGCTCTCTTATTGGCAGATCAGCACTTGATTCTCCCCCTAGCCCCCGAGATGATGGGCCGAATAGACCCGGATCTGGGTCTGGGGCAAATTCCACTGCGGAAACTACACCGGGGGAAGAGTCCTGGGTCCGCTGGATAAAGGCTGAAGCCACCCGCAGGGTGGCATTCGCTGCATTCGTCCTCGACACCATACACGCCACAATGTTTGGCCACTCCGCCAAAATGGTTGCACACGAGTTACGGCTGCCACTTCCTTGTGATGAAGCCCTGTGGTCGGCGACAAACGCTGCCGAGGTTGCGAGAGTGCAATCCAGCTTGACGTCAAATGGAGTCAAGCCGACCTTATTTCTGGATGCCTTGAAGAAGACCCTCAACGGGCAAAATGTGCGAACGAATTCATTCGGACGCACAATCATAATGGCCGGGTTGCTAAGCGTCAGCTGGCACATGAACCAACGCGACCTCCAAGTCACCTCTCTGGGCGTTTCTCATACGTTAGGAGGGAGAGACAAATGGCGATCAGCACTCATCCGTGCCTTCGATAACTGGAGGCGAGACTTTGACGAAGCATTGGTCACATCCACTCCGGCCAACAATACGCTTCATCGGAATTCATATGCTTTTGATGGAGATGTTTTCTTTGAATCGCGCACCGTGCTTCATCATTTGGCCCACATGGCGTCTCATGTTGATATTGTCGACTGTCAAATATTTGCAGGCGCCAGTCGTCTTCTCGGGCGGTCTATCACGCCCCGGGACTATAGCTCAGCACGCGAGAAGATGACCGACCGCTGGGCAACAAAGGCGCCCGCCCGGGATGCGACGTTTTATGCCCTTAAATTCATACGCCAGGTGCTTATTCCGAATAGAAACTCGTCACCACGCTGCAGCTACTCAGCCTATGTCAACTCTACGGAATATTCTGCGCGCAACGACTTTCTCCTGAACCGGCCATGGGTCCTTTACTTTGCTGCTCTGGTGGTGTGGTGCTACGGATATGCGCTAGAAGGCCCTATTACCCCTCCAGTTCCGGAGCTGGCCACTTCTGAGGAACAGCGAGAGGACATGCACACCTTTCTCGACGAGGTTGGGGGTGTACAGAGTCCCGTCGAACTGGAGAAAATTCGGGGCCGTAATCGATGCATGGGTCTCTTGATGGTACTCCGCGAGACCTTCTTGAATACGCGGTGGGAGCTGCTGAACGAAGCTGCGATCCTGCTGGGCAGTTGCATCGACAAGCTGAAAGGATCAGCGAATGGGTCCTGA
- a CDS encoding uncharacterized protein (EggNog:ENOG410PZRK), which translates to MKVVYGKKWIGDQFDGHGFEFPDGSTWEIKEKISEEALLFPDRHKEDLRSGGPSEAQAVYHCRQTKGRTREKTLL; encoded by the coding sequence ATGAAGGTCGTCTACGGTAAAAAATGGATTGGCGATCAGTTCGATGGCCATGGCTTCGAGTTTCCAGATGGCAGTACTTGGGAAATCAAGgaaaagatatcagaagaggCGCTCCTTTTCCCAGATCGCCATAAAGAAGACCTTCGTAGTGGTGGGCCGTCAGAGGCGCAAGCTGTATATCACTGCCGTCAGACAAAGGGAAGGACGCGGGAAAAGACGCTATTATGA
- a CDS encoding uncharacterized protein (EggNog:ENOG410PS1T~COG:S): MEHQWVPNGFILIIVMEKVTGESLETFRGRPSKQQGKIRGAFRHSLKELYSFGIEPRHTRLQNLIYDPKKNRCYIIDYEDVNFLQLANPLRRAREEFCKWSLTGRDRQK, translated from the exons ATGGAGCACCAATGGGTCCCCAACGGCTTTATCCTTATCATCGTCATGGAGAAGGTCACCGGAGAATCTTTGGAAACCTTCCGGGGTCGTCCATCCAAGCAGCAGGGAAAGATTCGCGGTGCTTTCCGCCACTCGTTGAA GGAGCTTTACAGCTTCGGTATCGAACCAAGGCATACCCGGCTTCAGAATCTCATTTATGATCCAAAGAAGAATCGATG CTATATAATTGATTATGAGGACGTGAATTTTCTCCAGCTCGCCAATCCACTTCGCAGGGCACGGGAAGAGTTCTGCAAATGGAGTTTAACAGGCAGGGATCGACAAAAATAA
- the MTR10 gene encoding Nuclear import receptor (BUSCO:46090at4751~EggNog:ENOG410PFXQ~COG:U~BUSCO:1097at33183), whose protein sequence is MATKSTAPVQEFAPVLAALATMQGNASRQEKTHAHEFLERFQKSVEAWTTTHAILQAPDSAPEAKLFAATTLKGKITYDLDQLPESSLPALRTSILSLLANYRLGPRPIQTQLCVCLASLAIQMITWKDVLPVVGSALGNEASNCILEFLKILPEEVTEGRKINLSEEELATRTKELLEDNADQVLALLTQYSQSSPTAASNPQLLECITSWMREIPASRIANSPLMDVIVKALSDERSFDAAVECMCAIYRDTLEVDDSMPVIQTVYPRLIALRPKIREAAETEDPEMLRGVTRLFAEAAEAWVVLIARLPNEFRNLVEAVLECCVVDKERDAISITFVFWFELKQYVTLDRYANARIVLSDVFSKLVDIMIKHLEFPATDGDEEDLFEGDREQEEKFREFRHAMGDVLKDCCAVIGVSECLNKSYDLIQGWVAKYGPQASHNHVPHWQELEAPLFSMRAMGRMVDPEESSVLPQIIPLIVRIPDQEKVRFQAIMALGRYTEWTAQHPETLEAQLNYVISGFQHKSQEVVQAAALAFRFLGTDCQKLLGGHIPQLHTFYESVIDNLKPSSQEEVTEGVAAVVAVQPIEKIYETLKLFCDPIMRRIMNLANNAKDEDGQRAVADHLQLITIFIQIVSPYVDPGTQNPGVRYCEEILPVLSTIVLNFTKSTPILERVCRCWRYMIISYRNAMIPLLPNLAQSISAGFQASREGCFLWATDAVVREFSSGAEYVDQATSDAVYHFFEQQVIQFLRILNDLPPNHLPDMIEDFFRLLTDAVRYFPKNTLTSQLAVPIFSAALSALTLQQVDPLTATLHYCRDVLSFGFEQPSISEFTSPEGEPFTNPPEVRAAVKQLISSQGSLLVQRVMTGMMFTFPGDCFPDASGVLMALFELLPQETATWVGGTIQLLPSGTLKPGESERLMKNLSERVQTGDHRKIRTLLQDFTNSYRRRNVAPREGLGRLEAARFRFTG, encoded by the exons ATGGCAACGAAGAGCACCGCACCAGTGCAGGAGTTTGCACCTGTCCTTGCAGCTCTTGCTACAATGCAAGGGAATGCTTCACGACAGGAAAAGACTCATGCTCATGAATTCCTTGAGCGCTTTCAGAAATCT GTGGAAGCTTGGACAACAACGCATGCGATCCTCCAGGCTCCAGACTCGGCTCCCGAGGCGAAGCTGTTTGCGGCCACTACTTTGAAGGGGAAG ATCACATATGACCTCGATCAGTTGCCCGAATCATCATTGCCGGCTCTAAGAACCTCCATCCTTTCGCTTCTGGCAAATTATAGATTGGGTCCCCGACCCATCCAAACGCAGCTATGTGTTTGCTTGGCGAGCCTGGCAATCCAAATGATCACCTGGAAAGACGTCCTTCCAGTGGTTGGGTCAGCTTTGGGCAACGAAGCAAGCAACTGCATCCTAGAATTCCTAAAAATCCTCCCCGAGGAAGTTACAGAAGGACGCAAAATCAACCTGAGT GAAGAGGAACTAGCCACTAGAACGAAGGAGCTGTTGGAAGATAACGCGGACCAAGTTCTGGCGCTCCTTACTCAATACTCACAGTCTTCGC CTACTGCTGCAAGTAACCCGCAGTTATTGGAATGCATTACTTCCTGGATGCGCGAAATTCCTGCGTCGCGAATTGCTAACTCTCCTTTAATGGACGTCATCGTAAAAGCGCTTTCGGATGAGAGATCCTTCGATGCGGCAGTAGAATGTATGTGCGCCATTTATAGGGACACCCTTGAAGTTGACGATTCTATGCCCGTTATACAGACCGTCTATCCACGGTTAATCGCATTAAGGCCGAAGATCCGTGAAGCAGCGGAAACGGAGGATCCTGAAATGCTCCGTGGTGTCACCAGATTGTTTGCTGAAGCTGCAGAAGCCTGGGTAGTCCTAATTGCCCGTCTACCAAACGAATTTCGCAACCTGGTTGAAGCGGTTCTGGAATGTTGTGTTGTTGATAAAGAGCGTGATGCTATTTCTATCACCTTCGTCTTTTGGTTCGAGCTTAAACAGTATGTGACGTTGGATAGATATGCCAACGCAAGAATAGTTCTTTCGGATGTGTTTTCCAAATTGGTGGACATCATGATCAAGCACCTAGAGTTTCCGGCTACAGACGGCGAcgaagaagatttgtttgAAGGAGACCGGGAACAGGAGGAGAAGTTTCGAGAGTTCCGCCACGCGATGGGCGATGTGCTCAAAGATTGCTGCGCCGTTATTGGGGTTTCCGAATGCCTGAACAAATCGTATGACCTAATTCAAGGATGGGTAGCGAAATATGGGCCTCAGGCAAGTCACAACCACGTACCACACTGGCAAGAACTGGAAGCGCCATTGTTCAGTATGAGGGCGATGGGACGAATGGTCGATCCCGAGGAGAGTTCGGTCCTTCCGCAGATTATTCCGCTTATTGTCCGAATACCTGATCAGGAAAAGGTCCGTTTCCAAGCTATTATGGCGCTTGGGAGATACACCGAATGGACAGCGCAGCATCCGGAAACTCTTGAGGCTCAGCTCAATTACGTTATTTCCGGATTTCAGCATAAGTCTCAAGAAGTTGTGCAAGCTGCCGCACTGGCCTTCAGATTCCTTGGAACTGATTGCCAGAAGTTATTGGGAGGACATATCCCACAGCTGCATACGTTTTACGAGTCAGTGATCGACAATTTAAAGCCCTCGAGTCAGGAGGAGGTCACTGAAGGCGTTGCCGCCGTTGTAGCGGTTCAGCCAATCGAAAAGATATATGAGACTCTGAAGCTGTTCTGCGATCCTATTATGAGAAGAATTATGAACTTAGCCAACAATGCGAAAGACGAAGATGGCCAAAGAGCAGTCGCTG ACCATCTTCAACTCATTACCATATTTATTCAAATCGTATCACCGTATGTCGATCCTGGTACTCAAAATCCAGGTGTGCGGTATTGTGAGGAGATTCTTCCAGTTCTCAGTACGATTGTCTTGAACTTTACGAAGTCCACGCCCATACTCGAAAGAGTTTGTCGATGCTGGAGATACATGATTATTTCCTATCGCAATGCGATGATTCCATTACTCCCCAACTTAGCGCAAAGTATATCGGCTGGGTTCCAAGCATCCAGGGAAGGATGTTTCTTATGGGCAACCGATGCTGTTGTTCGGGAGTTTTCTTCCGGTGCTGAATACGTGGATCAGGCGACGAGCGATGCAGTATACCATTTCTTCGAGCAACAGGTCATCCAATTCCTCCGTATTCTCAACGATTTACCGCCAAACCACCTGCCCGATA TGATCGAGGACTTTTTCCGTCTCTTAACCGATGCGGTGCGATACTTCCCAAAAAATACGTTGACATCACAGCTTGCCGTTCCCATCTTCTCCGCTGCACTAAGTGCGCTTACCCTGCAACAAGTCGACCCTCTTACAGCAACCCTACATTACTGTCGCGACGTCCTGAGTTTTGGATTTGAGCAGCCATCAATATCCGAATTTACGAGCCCAGAAGGCGAACCATTTACTAACCCTCCAGAGGTTAGAGCAGCAGTTAAGCAACTAATAAGCTCGCAGGGGTCTCTTCTTGTCCAACGCGTTATGACGGGGATGATGTTCACGTTCCCTGGAGATTGTTTCCCTGATGCGTCGGGAGTTTTGATGGCATTATTTGAATTATTACCACAAGAGACCGCAACTTGGGTTGGCGGCACTATTCAGTTACTTCCTTCAGGCACCTTGAAACCCGGTGAAAGTGAACGGTTGATGAAGAATCTCTCAGAACGCGTACAAACCGGCGATCATAGGAAGATTCGAACATTGCTTCAAG ATTTTACAAATTCATATCGGCGACGAAATGTAGCGCCCAGAGAAGGACTTGGGAGACTCGAAGCAGCGAGGTTCCGATTTACTGGTTGA
- the SME1 gene encoding mRNA splicing protein sme1 (EggNog:ENOG410PS8Z~COG:A~BUSCO:16456at33183), protein MAGRGQRGPAKTLLQPIHFIFKLLQQRSTVSIWLYEQLAVRIEGKIRGFDEFMNLVIDDAVEVRVPTKDQEEQRRQLGQILLKGDNVSLIQALQ, encoded by the exons ATGGCCGGCCGAGGTCAGCGCGGGCCAGCGAAAACGCTTCTTCAACCGATCCACTTCATCTTCAAGCTCCTACAACAAAGATCTACAGTGTCGATATGGCTTTATGAACAGCTTGCTGTCCGGATAGAGGGGAAGATACGC GGTTTCGACGAATTTATGAACTTGGTCATTGATGACGCTGTGGAGGTTAGAGTGCCAACAAAGGATCAAGAAGAGCAAAGGAGGCAGTTGG GCCAGATTCTACTCAAAGGCGACAATGTTTCTCTGATACAAGCGCTGCAATAA